One window of Leptospira yasudae genomic DNA carries:
- a CDS encoding NAD(P)H-dependent oxidoreductase, protein MDLLEKLNWRYATKRMTGQKVPQENVDRILESVRLTASGFGLQPYQVLVVEDEELKRKIHPIANNQPQILESSHILIFAAWDQITESRIKDYIELIAKTRNASVESLQGFRNSMLGWLKSQTPESSFNWAAKQTYIAFGTGIVAAAVEGVDATPMEGFNPAALDELLHLKEKGLRSTSILTLGYRDVENDRLVNAPKVRKAKEDFVIEYSSAGIV, encoded by the coding sequence ATGGATTTATTGGAAAAACTCAACTGGAGATACGCGACCAAAAGAATGACGGGGCAGAAGGTTCCCCAAGAAAATGTGGATCGAATCTTAGAATCGGTGCGTTTGACCGCGTCCGGTTTCGGATTACAACCGTATCAGGTTCTCGTCGTCGAAGACGAAGAATTAAAACGCAAAATTCATCCCATCGCCAACAATCAGCCTCAAATATTAGAATCCTCTCATATACTTATCTTTGCCGCGTGGGATCAAATTACCGAAAGCAGAATCAAAGATTACATCGAACTGATTGCAAAAACTAGAAACGCTTCCGTAGAATCTCTGCAAGGTTTTCGAAATTCTATGCTTGGTTGGTTGAAATCGCAAACACCCGAGTCGAGTTTTAACTGGGCGGCGAAACAGACATATATTGCCTTCGGAACGGGAATCGTAGCCGCCGCAGTGGAAGGCGTGGACGCGACTCCTATGGAAGGATTTAATCCGGCCGCGCTCGACGAACTGCTTCATCTGAAAGAAAAAGGACTGAGATCCACGTCCATTCTAACGCTCGGTTATCGCGACGTGGAAAACGATCGGTTGGTAAATGCGCCTAAGGTGCGTAAGGCGAAAGAGGATTTCGTGATCGAATATTCTTCCGCGGGAATCGTCTGA
- a CDS encoding Rrf2 family transcriptional regulator, whose product MAIPSRYAVAIHILTFLEDGKGKDTTSDTIAESVGTNPAIVRTLIGKLRKAGLVYTRQGVPGASLTKPASEIRLSDIYRAIEASECLFNVHDHPKQDCSVGMGILPTLECMFAQAQAALEAKLGEFSLEDVMKQVRGECQKKMSLSH is encoded by the coding sequence TTGGCCATTCCTAGTCGTTACGCCGTCGCAATTCACATTCTAACGTTTCTGGAAGATGGAAAGGGGAAGGACACAACGTCCGACACGATCGCAGAATCGGTCGGAACAAACCCTGCGATCGTAAGAACCCTCATCGGAAAATTGAGAAAGGCCGGATTAGTTTATACAAGACAAGGGGTTCCCGGCGCTTCCCTCACCAAACCCGCCTCGGAGATCCGACTTTCCGATATCTATCGTGCCATCGAGGCTTCCGAATGCCTTTTCAACGTTCACGATCACCCGAAACAGGATTGTTCCGTAGGAATGGGCATTCTCCCGACGCTCGAATGTATGTTCGCCCAGGCACAAGCCGCCCTCGAAGCCAAATTGGGAGAATTCTCCCTGGAGGACGTGATGAAGCAGGTCCGAGGCGAATGTCAAAAAAAAATGTCTCTTTCCCATTGA